One window of Parambassis ranga chromosome 3, fParRan2.1, whole genome shotgun sequence genomic DNA carries:
- the LOC114433564 gene encoding immunoglobulin superfamily containing leucine-rich repeat protein 2-like — translation MAAAHIFLPALCIATIFFTAGLCCPELCTCSDRYGRHVAECAYKDLTEVPDDLPPNVTTVSLSANRISTLLLGSFDNVTMVTSLWMSHNQIVSIEQGALTPLVHLRNFDISHNRIVDFPWEDLQNMTALQLLKLNHNEMVNLPRDAFSSLKDLHSLRLNNNKFVTIAEGTFDSLVSLSHVQIYNNPLVCTCSLDWLRDWISTTTVSVVDKNLITCAAPENLKGKVISKLQESKCTSPNVTIQTEPNIQDTQLFEDSKLVLTCEFSGNPQPLVTWGFHSNGQKQDLVLSFTEDGSAESSEESQKSVKVLSNGTLLIPRLRKEDGGNYSCTATNEFGSVEASVLVEVMSLPTPTPVKQTTTTTPTYTTTTPSILQTTGRTSIFDSVRLPDLKRKDIINLTPTYPATTDITSRSYEEEPRHPLPSSKCGLTANTKYISDNVFNGSIDDIKQYTFDFGVIALGVSETEATVRLNPLLMPRDKSTNRAPSIATSDSEEHLSDVPEKVQSNGLYLCVTTDNKHSAVQWSRIKEGVNTYQFSGLRPGTNYSLCLTYRGEDCEVQVLFTTRRRVPNLLIIISVSICLLTVSTVPLLGATCFHLVYKYRTKTYKLILKAKDQCHVERNLAANFNIHAPHTESQRKINCSQLDEEEEEGETESADGEREADTEESVVTESFTLSQCRGNLDDCEVGSEYSDRLPLGAEAVNITSNYRYPNQ, via the coding sequence ATGGCCGCCGCACACATCTTCTTGCCTGCTCTGTGCATTGCCACAATCTTCTTCACTGCTGGACTTTGCTGCCCTGAGCTCTGCACCTGCTCAGACAGATACGGCCGCCACGTTGCTGAATGCGCTTACAAAGATTTAACTGAAGTCCCGGACGATTTGCCTCCCAATGTTACAACCGTCAGTCTATCCGCCAACAGGATCAGCACCTTACTGCTGGGCAGCTTTGATAATGTCACCATGGTGACCTCGCTGTGGATGTCCCACAATCAGATAGTCTCCATCGAGCAAGGGGCGCTCACACCGCTGGTTCACCTACGCAATTTTGACATCAGCCACAATAGAATCGTGGATTTTCCTTGGGAGGATCTGCAGAACATGACggccctgcagctgctgaagttGAACCACAACGAGATGGTCAACCTGCCCAGAGATGCCTTCTCCAGCCTCAAAGATCTGCACTCCCTCcgactcaacaacaacaaattcgTGACCATAGCTGAGGGGACGTTTGACAGTTTGGTGTCGCTGTCACATGTGCAGATTTACAACAATCCTTTGGTGTGCACCTGTTCCCTCGACTGGCTCAGAGACTGGATCTCCACGACCACGGTCTCAGTGGTAGATAAGAATCTGATCACGTGTGCAGCTCCGGAAAATCTTAAAGGAAAAGTGATCAGCAAGTTGCAGGAGTCTAAATGTACAAGCCCAAATGTCACAATACAGACTGAGCCAAACATTCAGGACACACAGCTGTTTGAGGACAGTAAACTAGTGTTGACTTGTGAATTCAGTGGAAACCCTCAACCACTGGTCACATGGGGCTTTCACAGCAATGGCCAGAAGCAAGATCTGGTTTTGTCGTTCACTGAGGATGGCTCTGCAGAATCTAGTGAGGAGTCGCAGAAGTCTGTCAAAGTCCTCAGTAATGGGACTCTCCTGATTCCACGCCTCAGGAAGGAAGATGGCGGCAACTACAGCTGCACCGCCACAAATGAGTTTGGCAGCGTCGAGGCGTCTGTGCTAGTGGAGGTGATGTCGTTGCCGACACCAACGCCTGTGAAACAAACAACGACCACAACTCCAActtacacaacaacaaccccATCTATACTCCAGACAACAGGCAGAACATCTATTTTTGATTCAGTGCGTCTCCCTGATTTAAAGAGGAAGGACATCATCAACCTCACGCCCACCTACCCTGCAACTACGGACATCACCTCCAGATCTTACGAGGAAGAACCGAGGCACCCACTGCCCTCTAGTAAATGTGGCTTGACAGCCAACACAAAGTACATTTCTGACAACGTCTTTAATGGGAGCATAGATGACATTAAGCAGTACACATTTGACTTCGGTGTCATTGCTTTAGGAGTGTCAGAAACAGAAGCAACAGTGCGACTCAATCCTCTCCTCATGCCCAGAGATAAGAGCACCAACCGGGCTCCATCTATTGCCACATCTGACAGTGAGGAGCACCTTTCAGATGTTCCAGAAAAGGTCCAGTCCAATGGGTTGTATCTGTGCGTCACCACTGACAACAAACACTCAGCTGTGCAGTGGTCAAGGATCAAGGAGGGCGTCAACACCTACCAGTTCAGCGGTTTACGGCCTGGCACCAACTACTCCCTGTGTCTGACCTACCGAGGTGAGGATTGTGAGGTGCAGGTGCTGTTCACCACCAGGAGGAGGGTGCCCaacctcctcatcatcatctcggTCAGCATCTGCCTCCTCACTGTGTCCACCGTGCCTCTGCTCGGTGCCACCTGCTTCCACCTGGTGTACAAATACCGCACAAAAACCTACAAGTTGATCCTGAAGGCCAAAGACCAGTGCCACGTGGAGAGGAACCTCGCCGCCAACTTCAACATCCACGcaccacacacagagtcacagaggAAGATTAACTGCAGCCAGctggatgaagaagaggaggagggcgaGACGGAGAGtgcagacggggagagagaggcGGATACGGAAGAAAGCGTGGTGACAGAGTCCTTTACTTTGTCTCAGTGCAGGGGGAATTTAGACGACTGTGAGGTGGGATCAGAGTACAGTGACCGGCTGCCTTTAGGAGCTGAGGCAGTGAATATTACAAGTAACTACAGATATCCAAATCAGTAA